One stretch of Pigmentiphaga aceris DNA includes these proteins:
- a CDS encoding MFS transporter, with translation MPIALWALVIGAFGIGTTEFVIAGLLPAIAADFGVSIPVAAYLATSYALGVFVGAPVLIILGTRISKKTMLAFLACLFVVGNLVTAMAPTFEIAILGRIITSLTHGAFFGIGSVLAADMVPKEKRVSAIAFMFSGLTVANLVGVPVGTWLSQQFSWQVTFYAITAVGVATVAGVIVLIPPTPKPKVQRIGHEFTAFGNAKVLLAMGITILGPAAFFTSITYIAPMMQEVAGFSPGAVTWLLMVFGFGLFVGNWLGGRYADRALMPLLYFTLAAQAIALFVFHLVAGSQTASVICIFLMAAFGFATVSPIQKLVMDKAKAAGAPTLASAVNIGLFNLGNALGAWLGGVVIAAGFGFTSPNWAGGLLSVGALALAIASGLLDRRDAANALQHAVPVP, from the coding sequence ATGCCAATCGCGTTATGGGCCCTCGTCATCGGGGCCTTCGGAATCGGAACCACAGAATTTGTCATCGCTGGATTGCTGCCGGCCATTGCCGCCGACTTCGGCGTCTCCATCCCCGTCGCCGCCTATCTGGCCACCAGTTACGCGCTCGGGGTCTTCGTGGGCGCACCTGTGCTGATCATCCTGGGCACACGTATCTCGAAGAAAACCATGCTGGCGTTCCTCGCTTGTCTGTTTGTTGTCGGCAACCTGGTAACCGCAATGGCCCCGACATTCGAAATAGCCATTCTTGGCCGCATCATTACCTCGTTGACGCACGGTGCGTTCTTCGGCATTGGCTCGGTACTCGCGGCTGACATGGTGCCAAAGGAAAAACGCGTGAGTGCAATCGCCTTCATGTTCTCCGGGCTCACCGTTGCCAACCTGGTGGGTGTACCGGTCGGCACTTGGCTCAGCCAGCAGTTCTCCTGGCAGGTCACCTTCTATGCGATCACGGCCGTGGGCGTCGCAACCGTTGCAGGGGTAATCGTGCTGATCCCACCTACGCCCAAACCCAAGGTCCAGCGCATCGGCCATGAGTTCACCGCCTTCGGTAATGCCAAGGTACTGCTGGCGATGGGCATCACCATTCTCGGCCCGGCCGCGTTCTTTACCTCGATCACCTACATCGCCCCGATGATGCAGGAGGTAGCAGGCTTCTCGCCCGGTGCCGTGACCTGGCTCTTGATGGTGTTCGGCTTTGGGCTGTTCGTGGGCAACTGGCTGGGCGGGCGTTATGCCGACCGCGCCTTGATGCCGCTGCTGTATTTCACCTTGGCGGCTCAGGCAATCGCGCTGTTCGTCTTCCACCTGGTGGCCGGCAGCCAGACAGCATCCGTGATCTGCATCTTCCTGATGGCGGCATTTGGTTTTGCGACGGTCTCGCCGATCCAGAAGCTCGTCATGGACAAGGCAAAGGCCGCAGGTGCCCCCACCTTGGCCTCGGCGGTGAACATCGGCCTGTTCAATCTGGGCAACGCGCTGGGCGCGTGGCTGGGCGGTGTCGTCATCGCCGCAGGTTTCGGCTTCACGTCGCCGAATTGGGCAGGTGGTTTGCTGTCCGTAGGTGCCTTGGCGCTGGCGATCGCATCTGGCCTGCTGGATCGACGTGATGCAGCAAACGCCCTGCAGCACGCCGTGCCGGTGCCCTGA
- the purL gene encoding phosphoribosylformylglycinamidine synthase, with amino-acid sequence MTNILRLSGPLALSSFRKDRLLASLRDLGVSKELPIADIAARYVHFVHADRALDADESKRLDSLLVYGDPAPAKPEGYTLQVVPRLGTLSPWASKATDIAHNCGLTAIRHIERGVEYTLVPKRGLLGAKSLDDAALAQVAALLHDRMTETVVDAQFDGSALFSTLAGKPMQTVGVLADGRDALLKANVSMGLALSEDEIDYLAESFTTLGRDPTDVELMMFAQANSEHCRHKIFNAQWSIDGEAKTNTLFGMIRATHAAQPEGTVVAYSDNAAVMAGGPAQRFHPAPGEGVEQRFVHRDATVHTLMKVETHNHPTAISPYAGASTGAGGEIRDEGATGRGSKPKAGLTGFTVSNLRFPDAIEPWEQDHHGLPDRIASPLSIMIDGPLGGAAFNNEFGRPNLAGYFRTYEQTGGGTRWGYHKPIMIAGGLGSIDDGLTNKFEIPPGALLIALGGPGMRIGMGGGAASSMGVGSNTADLDFDSVQRGNPEIERRAQEVIDRCWQLGANNPILSIHDVGAGGLSNAFPELVDGSERGAVFDLRRVPLEESGLSPAEIWSNESQERYVLAILAKDLPRFSALAARERCPFAVVGVATEERQLRVVDGENDFNIPVAGASRAIDDVPASDMRPVDVPIDVILGKTPRMHRDVKRQVGVREPMDIAGLPLDDIARRVLRHPTVANKTFLITIGDRTVSGLTHRDQMVGPWQVPVADVAVTLADYRGVRGEAMAMGERSPLAVIDAAASGRMSVVEAITNLVAAPVARMQDIKLSANWMAACGEPGQDAALYDTVSALSELCIAVGLSVPVGKDSLSMRTTWNENGEDRKVVSPVSLVVTAFAPVEDVRGTLTPQLRTDQGDTVLILIDLGRGKQRLGGSVFSQVINQVGESVPDLESPEDLMAFFATVRTLADSGVVLAYHDRSDGGLFATVSEMAFAGHTGVSINLDMLTLDPNTSDAGDFKIRADQMSVQRDEATLRALFAEEAGAVIQVPAGSRDAVMEVLRGAGLSAHSHVIGSLNKTDTVELYRDGKRIWTAPRVELGQEWSEVSRRIMAMRDNPASAQAEFDVWKLENDPGLSPKVTFNPQEDIAAPYLNLGTRPKMAILREQGCNSQVEMAYAFDQAGFASIDVHMTDLLSGRVDLAEFKGLVAVGGFSYGDVLGAGEGWAKTIQFNPKLAEMFGGFFGRDDTFALGVCNGCQMFAALAGLVPGAQDWPRFTRNRSEKFEARLSLVEIPESPSILLAGMGGTRVPVAVSHGEGFADFSQQGDKAKAVAALRYVDNTGVATEAYPFNPNGSPGGLAGVTTADGRFTALMPHPERVFRNVQMSWAPESWGNADTGGDFSPWIRMFRNARKWVG; translated from the coding sequence GTGACCAACATCCTGCGCTTGTCCGGACCGCTTGCCCTGTCGTCTTTTCGCAAGGATCGCCTGTTGGCGAGCCTGCGTGATCTGGGCGTGTCGAAAGAGCTTCCAATCGCCGATATAGCAGCGCGATACGTGCACTTCGTCCATGCCGACCGTGCCCTTGATGCGGACGAGTCCAAACGACTCGACAGCCTGCTGGTCTATGGCGATCCGGCCCCGGCCAAGCCCGAGGGATACACCCTGCAAGTGGTGCCGCGCCTTGGCACCTTGTCGCCCTGGGCCAGCAAGGCCACCGACATTGCCCACAACTGTGGCCTGACGGCAATCCGCCACATCGAGCGCGGCGTGGAATACACGCTGGTGCCGAAGCGCGGCCTGCTGGGTGCCAAGTCGCTTGATGACGCCGCACTGGCCCAAGTGGCCGCGCTGCTGCACGACCGCATGACCGAAACCGTGGTCGACGCCCAGTTTGATGGCTCGGCACTGTTCTCTACCTTGGCTGGCAAGCCGATGCAGACCGTGGGCGTGTTGGCCGATGGCCGCGACGCGCTGCTGAAAGCCAACGTGTCGATGGGCCTGGCCCTGTCGGAAGACGAAATCGATTATCTGGCCGAGTCGTTCACGACCCTGGGCCGTGACCCGACCGACGTCGAACTGATGATGTTCGCGCAAGCCAACAGCGAACACTGCCGCCACAAGATCTTCAATGCGCAGTGGAGCATCGACGGCGAAGCCAAGACCAACACCTTGTTCGGCATGATCCGCGCGACCCACGCCGCGCAGCCCGAAGGCACCGTCGTGGCCTATTCGGACAACGCTGCCGTGATGGCTGGCGGTCCGGCGCAGCGCTTCCACCCAGCCCCGGGCGAAGGCGTGGAACAACGCTTCGTGCACCGTGATGCGACCGTGCACACGCTGATGAAGGTCGAAACGCACAATCACCCGACCGCGATTTCCCCCTATGCAGGTGCCTCGACGGGCGCTGGCGGTGAAATTCGTGACGAAGGCGCAACCGGCCGTGGCTCCAAGCCCAAGGCTGGCCTGACCGGCTTTACCGTGTCGAACCTGCGTTTCCCGGACGCCATCGAGCCGTGGGAACAAGATCACCACGGTCTGCCGGACCGTATCGCCTCGCCGCTGTCGATCATGATCGACGGCCCGCTGGGCGGCGCTGCCTTCAACAACGAATTCGGTCGCCCGAATCTGGCTGGCTACTTCCGTACCTACGAACAAACGGGCGGCGGCACGCGCTGGGGCTACCACAAGCCGATCATGATCGCCGGTGGCTTGGGCAGCATCGACGACGGCCTGACCAACAAGTTTGAAATCCCGCCCGGCGCACTGCTGATTGCACTCGGCGGTCCCGGCATGCGCATCGGCATGGGCGGCGGCGCTGCGTCCAGCATGGGCGTGGGCAGCAACACCGCTGATCTGGACTTCGATTCCGTCCAACGTGGCAACCCGGAAATCGAGCGTCGCGCACAGGAAGTCATCGACCGCTGCTGGCAGCTGGGCGCGAACAACCCCATCTTGTCGATCCACGACGTGGGCGCGGGCGGTCTGTCCAATGCCTTCCCGGAACTGGTCGATGGTTCCGAGCGTGGTGCTGTGTTCGATCTGCGCCGCGTGCCGCTGGAAGAATCCGGCCTGTCGCCGGCCGAAATCTGGTCCAACGAATCGCAAGAACGCTACGTCTTGGCCATTCTGGCCAAAGACCTGCCGCGCTTCTCGGCGCTGGCTGCGCGCGAGCGTTGCCCGTTTGCCGTGGTGGGCGTGGCAACTGAAGAACGCCAACTGCGCGTGGTCGATGGTGAGAACGACTTCAACATCCCCGTGGCAGGTGCTTCGCGCGCGATTGACGACGTGCCCGCAAGCGACATGCGCCCGGTAGATGTGCCGATCGACGTGATCCTGGGCAAGACGCCGCGCATGCATCGCGACGTCAAACGCCAGGTTGGCGTGCGTGAACCCATGGACATCGCTGGCCTGCCGCTGGACGACATCGCACGTCGCGTGCTGCGTCACCCCACGGTGGCCAACAAGACCTTCCTGATCACCATTGGTGACCGTACCGTCAGCGGCCTGACGCATCGCGACCAGATGGTCGGCCCCTGGCAAGTGCCGGTGGCAGACGTGGCCGTCACCCTGGCCGACTACCGTGGCGTGCGTGGCGAAGCCATGGCCATGGGCGAGCGCTCGCCGCTGGCCGTGATCGACGCGGCCGCGTCGGGCCGCATGTCGGTGGTGGAAGCCATCACCAACCTGGTGGCGGCCCCGGTGGCACGCATGCAGGACATCAAGCTGTCGGCCAACTGGATGGCTGCTTGCGGCGAACCCGGCCAAGACGCTGCGTTGTACGACACCGTGTCGGCACTCAGCGAGTTGTGTATCGCCGTTGGCTTGTCCGTGCCCGTGGGCAAGGATTCGCTGTCCATGCGCACCACCTGGAACGAGAACGGCGAAGACCGCAAGGTCGTCTCGCCGGTGTCGTTGGTGGTCACCGCATTTGCTCCGGTGGAAGACGTGCGCGGCACGCTCACCCCGCAACTGCGCACCGACCAAGGCGACACCGTTCTGATCCTGATCGACCTGGGTCGCGGCAAGCAGCGCCTGGGTGGCTCGGTCTTCAGCCAAGTCATCAACCAGGTTGGTGAATCGGTGCCGGATCTGGAATCGCCGGAAGACCTGATGGCCTTCTTCGCGACCGTGCGCACCCTGGCCGATTCCGGCGTTGTGCTGGCTTACCACGACCGCTCAGACGGCGGCTTGTTCGCCACCGTGTCGGAAATGGCCTTCGCTGGTCATACCGGCGTGTCCATCAACCTGGACATGCTCACGCTGGACCCGAACACGTCTGACGCAGGTGACTTCAAGATCCGCGCCGACCAGATGTCCGTGCAACGCGACGAAGCCACGCTGCGTGCACTGTTCGCGGAAGAAGCCGGTGCCGTCATTCAGGTACCCGCAGGCAGCCGTGACGCTGTGATGGAAGTGCTGCGTGGTGCCGGCCTGTCCGCCCACTCGCACGTGATCGGTTCGCTGAACAAGACCGACACCGTCGAGCTGTACCGCGACGGCAAACGCATCTGGACCGCACCGCGTGTGGAACTGGGCCAGGAGTGGAGCGAAGTCAGCCGCCGCATTATGGCCATGCGCGACAACCCTGCCAGCGCCCAAGCTGAATTCGACGTCTGGAAGTTGGAAAATGATCCGGGCCTGTCGCCCAAGGTGACGTTCAACCCGCAGGAAGACATTGCCGCACCGTACCTGAACCTGGGCACGCGTCCGAAAATGGCTATCCTGCGCGAGCAGGGTTGCAACAGCCAGGTTGAAATGGCCTACGCCTTTGACCAGGCAGGCTTTGCTTCCATCGACGTTCACATGACCGACCTGCTGTCGGGCCGTGTTGACCTGGCCGAATTCAAGGGCCTGGTGGCAGTCGGCGGCTTCAGCTACGGCGACGTGCTGGGTGCAGGCGAGGGTTGGGCAAAGACAATTCAGTTCAACCCCAAGCTGGCCGAAATGTTCGGCGGCTTCTTCGGCCGCGACGACACCTTCGCGCTGGGCGTGTGCAACGGCTGCCAGATGTTCGCAGCCCTGGCAGGCTTGGTGCCGGGTGCACAAGACTGGCCGCGTTTCACCCGCAACCGTTCCGAGAAATTCGAAGCGCGTCTGTCGCTGGTTGAGATCCCCGAGTCGCCGTCGATTCTGCTGGCAGGCATGGGTGGCACGCGCGTGCCGGTGGCCGTGTCGCACGGTGAAGGCTTCGCAGACTTCTCGCAGCAGGGTGACAAGGCGAAGGCTGTGGCCGCGCTGCGCTACGTTGACAATACTGGTGTTGCTACCGAGGCCTATCCGTTCAACCCGAACGGCAGCCCGGGTGGCTTGGCGGGTGTGACGACGGCCGATGGTCGCTTCACCGCGCTGATGCCGCACCCGGAACGTGTGTTCCGTAACGTGCAGATGTCGTGGGCACCGGAAAGCTGGGGCAATGCGGATACGGGCGGTGATTTCTCGCCGTGGATTCGCATGTTCCGCAATGCGCGGAAGTGGGTGGGTTGA
- a CDS encoding NAD(P)H-hydrate dehydratase, giving the protein MAATSHPLFGSTALRALEHAAQSALPPHTLMPRAAQAACLLILQRWRGRPVTILCGPGNNGGDGLVLARLLNQASVPVRIWALNVDKRPADAERAWRDLPRGLLQSGDPKGDAKGAVIVDALFGIGLHRDLDADTRRWLAWANEQEGAVRVALDIPTGLDADTGEAREGTFMADVTLTFLRDKPGLHTRSGQDHAGEVVVDMLGTDAVTAALPSDDQSIGTGNLIRRADCKTLFVSRKHDTHKGSFGTLAVLGGGHGMTGAALLASRAALHLGAGKVFVGLAEANPALSCDLLQPELMLRPAASLLGKKDAGIGVWVVGCGLGTDQGAADWLAATLHAARETPTVVDADALILMAANPKRVPARKAAWVLTPHPREAAQLLGCDTAAIQANRVAQARRLAAKYSAWVVLKGAGTVVSSPDGRWSVNGSGNAGLATAGTGDVLAGMIGALLAQGLDMDDAVRGGVWLHGAAAQDLSARGIGPIGLTAGEVIAAARDLRNRPENGVT; this is encoded by the coding sequence ATGGCCGCCACATCTCACCCCCTGTTCGGTTCGACTGCACTGCGTGCGCTCGAACACGCCGCACAGTCTGCACTGCCCCCTCACACCCTGATGCCGCGTGCGGCGCAAGCAGCTTGTTTGCTGATCTTGCAACGCTGGCGCGGCCGCCCCGTCACCATTTTGTGTGGTCCTGGCAACAACGGCGGCGACGGTCTGGTGCTCGCAAGATTGCTGAATCAGGCAAGTGTGCCGGTACGCATCTGGGCGCTGAACGTGGATAAACGCCCTGCCGACGCCGAACGCGCCTGGCGTGATCTGCCCAGGGGTCTTCTGCAAAGCGGTGACCCAAAAGGCGACGCCAAGGGCGCAGTCATTGTCGACGCCTTGTTTGGCATCGGCCTGCACCGTGATCTGGATGCCGACACCCGCCGCTGGCTGGCCTGGGCAAATGAGCAGGAAGGTGCCGTGCGTGTTGCGCTCGACATCCCAACCGGCCTGGACGCAGACACAGGTGAAGCCCGCGAGGGTACTTTCATGGCCGATGTCACGCTGACCTTCCTGCGCGACAAGCCCGGCCTGCACACCCGCAGCGGCCAGGACCACGCGGGTGAAGTTGTGGTCGACATGCTTGGCACCGATGCGGTAACCGCCGCTCTGCCCTCGGATGATCAGTCCATCGGCACTGGCAACTTGATCCGCCGCGCCGACTGCAAAACCTTGTTCGTCAGCCGCAAGCATGACACCCACAAAGGCAGCTTCGGCACCCTGGCGGTGCTGGGCGGCGGCCACGGCATGACCGGCGCAGCGCTGCTGGCCAGCCGGGCGGCTTTGCACCTGGGTGCAGGCAAAGTGTTTGTCGGGCTGGCCGAAGCCAACCCCGCGCTCAGCTGCGACCTGCTGCAACCGGAATTGATGCTGCGCCCCGCCGCAAGCCTGCTAGGCAAAAAAGATGCAGGCATCGGCGTGTGGGTGGTTGGATGCGGCCTTGGTACTGATCAAGGGGCAGCCGACTGGCTGGCCGCTACCTTGCATGCCGCACGCGAAACCCCCACGGTGGTGGACGCAGACGCCTTGATTTTGATGGCTGCCAATCCCAAACGGGTGCCTGCCCGCAAGGCGGCCTGGGTATTGACGCCGCATCCGCGCGAAGCGGCGCAATTGCTTGGCTGCGACACGGCCGCCATTCAGGCCAACCGCGTCGCACAGGCCCGCCGCCTGGCGGCAAAGTACAGCGCCTGGGTGGTATTGAAAGGCGCTGGCACGGTGGTCAGTAGCCCGGACGGCCGCTGGTCGGTCAACGGCAGCGGCAACGCAGGCCTGGCCACCGCAGGCACGGGCGACGTATTGGCCGGCATGATCGGCGCACTGCTGGCCCAGGGATTGGACATGGACGACGCAGTGCGCGGTGGCGTGTGGTTGCACGGTGCCGCCGCACAAGACCTGTCCGCACGCGGCATTGGCCCCATCGGCCTGACTGCCGGCGAAGTCATTGCAGCCGCCCGCGACTTGCGCAATCGCCCGGAGAACGGCGTGACCTGA
- a CDS encoding DMT family transporter, which yields MTYAPQHRPALAVGLMTLSLWVLSVLDGTSKWLVMAGMPVLLVAWMRYTVHFGLALTIGVRQHGWGILRSKVPRLQLLRSALMIGSSLSVYTLLGYVPLAEATALGFVAPLIMLALAPWLLGESPQIYRWVGTAIAFAGMLLVIRPGGSLPPLGIALGLLNAVLIACVQLITKRMHVDNPFTTMIWSSMGGTILVTAMLPIAFAQLADDFMPTTIQWLALLSTGVTGLIGHLLQVNALQRGHASVIAPFIYLQIFSATFIGWLIWDQLPDQLTWIGISIIFLSGAMVGFIEYRKHRRVAR from the coding sequence ATGACGTACGCTCCGCAACACCGCCCCGCACTTGCCGTCGGGCTGATGACGCTTTCTCTCTGGGTGCTGTCCGTACTCGATGGCACCAGCAAATGGCTGGTCATGGCGGGCATGCCAGTCTTGCTGGTGGCCTGGATGCGATACACGGTGCACTTTGGTTTGGCTCTCACCATTGGTGTACGACAGCATGGTTGGGGAATCTTGCGCAGCAAGGTGCCGCGCCTGCAATTGCTGCGCTCTGCGCTGATGATCGGGTCCAGCCTGAGCGTCTATACCTTGCTGGGCTACGTCCCGCTGGCTGAGGCCACTGCACTGGGCTTCGTGGCACCGCTGATCATGCTGGCGCTTGCCCCCTGGCTGCTGGGCGAGTCACCGCAGATCTATCGTTGGGTAGGCACGGCCATCGCATTTGCCGGCATGTTGCTGGTCATTCGCCCAGGCGGCAGCCTGCCTCCGCTCGGTATTGCGCTGGGGCTGTTGAACGCGGTGCTGATTGCCTGTGTCCAGTTGATTACCAAACGCATGCACGTCGACAACCCGTTTACCACCATGATCTGGAGTTCGATGGGCGGCACGATTCTGGTCACCGCCATGCTGCCCATCGCATTCGCGCAACTGGCCGATGACTTCATGCCAACCACCATTCAGTGGCTGGCGCTGCTGTCCACCGGCGTCACCGGCCTGATCGGCCACTTGTTGCAGGTAAACGCCCTGCAACGCGGCCACGCCTCGGTGATTGCGCCTTTCATCTATCTGCAGATATTCAGCGCCACGTTCATTGGCTGGCTGATATGGGATCAGCTTCCAGATCAACTGACTTGGATCGGCATCAGCATCATCTTCCTGAGCGGTGCGATGGTGGGCTTCATCGAATACCGCAAACATCGGCGGGTCGCGCGCTAA
- a CDS encoding ABC transporter ATP-binding protein, with protein sequence MSGQSTERVGSTGQAVAAAIVADGLIKQVTDATGTLTILDRVDFSIAAGETVAITGSSGSGKSTLLGLLAGLDLPSSGTVRLAGQDLYTLDEDDRARLRARHVGFVFQAFQLLPHLTALENVMLPLELAGRNARDPAIRMLERVGLGKRLDHYPRTLSGGEQQRVSLARAFVVEPDLLFADEPTGSLDSATGDAVIDLMFELHRERNTTLLLVTHDPRLAHRCGRQLVIASGRLTHDSATDVT encoded by the coding sequence ATGTCGGGACAATCCACCGAACGCGTTGGTTCAACCGGGCAGGCTGTTGCGGCGGCCATCGTCGCCGACGGTCTGATCAAACAAGTGACTGATGCCACCGGCACGCTCACGATTCTGGATCGCGTCGATTTCAGTATCGCAGCCGGTGAGACCGTTGCCATCACGGGTAGTTCGGGTTCGGGCAAGTCTACGCTGCTGGGCCTGTTGGCCGGGCTGGACTTGCCCTCGTCGGGTACGGTCAGGTTGGCAGGCCAAGACCTGTACACACTGGATGAAGACGATCGTGCCCGGCTTCGCGCCCGCCATGTCGGCTTTGTGTTTCAGGCGTTTCAACTGCTGCCACACCTGACCGCACTTGAAAACGTCATGCTGCCCCTGGAACTGGCGGGCCGCAATGCCCGTGACCCAGCAATTCGCATGCTCGAACGTGTGGGGCTGGGCAAGCGGCTGGATCATTACCCGCGCACGCTGTCAGGCGGCGAGCAGCAGCGCGTGTCTCTGGCCCGTGCCTTTGTGGTCGAACCCGACCTGCTGTTTGCCGATGAACCGACCGGCAGCCTGGATTCGGCTACCGGCGATGCGGTCATCGATCTGATGTTCGAGTTGCACCGCGAGCGCAACACCACTTTGCTGCTGGTCACCCACGATCCGCGTCTGGCGCATCGTTGCGGCCGTCAGTTGGTGATTGCCAGTGGGCGATTGACGCATGATTCGGCGACCGATGTGACGTGA
- a CDS encoding arylesterase yields MDRNTQCESDLSSRLTSRRQWLAGLGALTLGIAGLSAGVFSSDAQAQTAPGATGSPAAAGGAPRLLVVGDSLSAEYGIVRGTGWVPLLQERLKKNGYPYQVVNASISGDTTSGGVSRMPSLLTQHKPEVVVVELGANDALRGLALSMTERNLDKLVGDAKQSGAKVLVAGIQIPPNYGRDYTERFNAIFGKVAKTHQAALVPFLMEGIATDRDMFQADGIHPVSAAQPKLLDNVWARLEPLLKR; encoded by the coding sequence ATGGATCGCAACACGCAATGCGAATCCGACCTGTCCAGCCGACTGACGAGCCGCCGACAATGGCTTGCAGGGCTTGGTGCACTGACACTGGGCATCGCCGGCCTGTCAGCCGGCGTCTTTTCCAGTGACGCTCAAGCACAGACCGCGCCAGGCGCCACGGGTTCCCCGGCCGCGGCTGGTGGCGCACCCCGTTTGCTGGTGGTGGGCGACAGCCTGTCCGCAGAATACGGCATTGTGCGGGGTACTGGCTGGGTACCCTTGCTGCAAGAACGCCTGAAGAAAAACGGCTACCCGTATCAGGTGGTCAACGCCAGTATCAGCGGTGATACCACCAGCGGTGGCGTGTCGCGCATGCCCAGCCTGCTGACCCAGCACAAGCCCGAGGTGGTTGTAGTCGAACTAGGTGCCAATGACGCGCTTCGCGGCCTGGCATTGTCGATGACCGAACGCAACCTGGACAAGCTGGTTGGTGACGCCAAGCAGTCCGGCGCAAAAGTGCTGGTTGCCGGCATTCAGATTCCGCCCAACTACGGCCGCGATTACACCGAGCGTTTCAATGCCATTTTTGGCAAGGTTGCCAAGACACACCAGGCTGCTTTGGTGCCCTTCCTGATGGAAGGCATTGCCACCGATCGGGACATGTTCCAGGCCGATGGCATTCACCCGGTGTCTGCCGCCCAGCCCAAGCTGCTGGACAACGTGTGGGCACGTCTGGAACCGCTGCTCAAGCGCTGA